One Tolypothrix bouteillei VB521301 DNA window includes the following coding sequences:
- the bioF gene encoding 8-amino-7-oxononanoate synthase, translating into MSGNPYSWLEQSLETIHRADWYRTVQTIQSRPGATVVLEGREVINFASNDYLGLAGDERLVMAAAAALKEFGTGSTGSRLLSGHRQLHRDLEEAIAFLKQTEDAVVFSSGYLTNLGVINALVGKRDLILSDQYNHSSLKNGASLSGAAIIEYRHCNVEDLKIQLSQSRQNYRRCLILSDSVFSMDGDLCPLPALLELADQFGCMLLLDEAHATGVLGETGAGCVEHFGCGGKQLIQIGTLSKALGSLGGYVAGSATLIDYLRNRAPSWIYTTALSPADTAAALAALKIVLEEPPRRIQLWQNVAYLKQEVQRHLPNLKLLPSESPILCFQLSNAGDALKVGEHLKSYGIFAPAIRPPTVPTSRIRISVMATHKLEHIQKLVEALTALGD; encoded by the coding sequence ATGTCTGGTAACCCCTATTCGTGGTTGGAACAATCTCTAGAAACTATTCACCGTGCTGACTGGTATCGTACCGTACAAACTATTCAAAGTCGCCCCGGTGCCACAGTTGTTCTAGAAGGACGAGAGGTAATAAATTTTGCCAGTAATGATTATTTAGGGCTAGCTGGTGATGAACGCCTCGTGATGGCAGCAGCAGCAGCATTGAAAGAATTTGGTACTGGTAGCACTGGTTCGAGGTTACTGAGCGGACATCGCCAACTACATCGAGATTTAGAAGAAGCGATCGCATTCCTCAAACAAACAGAAGATGCAGTCGTTTTCAGTTCGGGTTATTTAACAAACTTGGGTGTTATCAATGCACTCGTGGGCAAGCGAGATTTAATTTTATCGGATCAATACAACCATTCGAGCCTAAAAAATGGAGCAAGTCTCAGTGGTGCTGCCATCATAGAATACCGCCACTGTAATGTTGAAGATTTAAAAATTCAATTGAGTCAATCTCGCCAAAACTACCGACGTTGCCTAATTCTCAGCGATAGTGTCTTTAGCATGGATGGCGATTTGTGTCCTTTACCTGCACTTTTAGAGCTAGCTGACCAATTTGGTTGTATGTTGCTTTTAGATGAAGCCCATGCAACTGGAGTGCTTGGAGAAACTGGTGCGGGTTGCGTTGAACATTTTGGGTGTGGGGGAAAACAGTTAATTCAAATTGGCACTTTAAGTAAAGCCTTGGGTAGTTTGGGCGGCTATGTAGCAGGAAGTGCAACTTTAATAGATTACTTGAGAAACCGCGCCCCTAGTTGGATTTATACTACAGCACTGTCACCTGCTGATACTGCAGCAGCGCTAGCCGCACTAAAAATAGTTTTGGAGGAACCCCCACGTCGTATCCAATTATGGCAAAACGTTGCTTACCTTAAACAAGAAGTGCAACGACACCTACCCAATTTGAAATTGCTACCTTCTGAGTCACCCATCTTGTGCTTTCAATTGTCAAATGCAGGCGATGCTCTAAAAGTGGGAGAGCATCTTAAATCTTATGGCATTTTTGCTCCTGCTATTCGTCCCCCTACCGTTCCCACCAGTCGGATACGGATTTCTGTGATGGCTACTCACAAACTCGAACATATTCAGAAATTAGTAGAAGCTTTGACGGCGCTCGGGGATTGA